In Xanthomonas campestris pv. phormiicola, the DNA window GCGTGCCTGGCCTTGGCCGCGTCGCCCATCTGCCGGTACGCATCGCCAAGGTTGATGTAGGCCACCGCGCGCGACGGATCGATCTTCAACGTGTTCTCCAGCCAGCGCGCGGCCTGCGCGTACTTGCCCTGGCGGTAGTAGATGAAGCCGAGATTGTTGGCCGCCAGCGCGAAATCCGGGCGCAGCTTCAGCGCTTCGGTGAACTGCGCCTCGGCCTCGTCGTAGCGCTTTTCCTTGTACAGCTGCAGGCCGCGGTCGTTGGCGCGCTGCGCCTGCTGGCGATCGGACAGCGGCCCGGCCGCGACCGGCACCGCCAGCGGCCGCTCGCCGCCCTGCAGGTCCTTGACCACGGTCGGCTTGGCCGCCGGCGCCGATGCGGCTGTGGGCGTGGCTGGCGCGGCGACCGCCGGCACGGCTGCATCGACCCGGTCGTTCATCGCGATCGCCGCCGAGGACAGCTGCTGGGTATCGGCGGTCAGGAATTCGTCGCCTTCCGGCACCTGCAGCACGAACTCGCCGCCCTGCGAGCCGGGCAGGCTGCCGAACGCCGGCGTCTGCGGCGAGATGCTCGACACCGCCGGCGCCACGTACGCGGCCAGTTCGGTGCCGGTGATCAGCCCGTCGCCATTGAGATCGCCCTTGCCCGACAGCGCCTGCAGCAGCACCCAGGTGAACACCGAATGGCCGTTGGGGCCGCTGTCGGCGACCTGCTGGTCGGCGCCGCCGGCGGTGAGCATCTGCCGCGCCACGCGCCGCGCGTTCTCGCGCAGGTAGGCGCCGGTGCCGCCGCCGCCGCGGGTCAGGCCCAGGCCGCTGTAGCAGGCGTCCATCACGAACAGCACGTGCTTGGCTTCCAGGCTCTCGGCGATGTCCTGGATCTCGGTCATCGGGATCGCGTCGGTGGCGAACTGCGCCGGGTCCGAGTCGGCCGGCACGATGTAGCCCAGGTCGCGCCCGGAGGCGAGCTTGCGGGTGGCGCCATGCCCGGCGAAGAACACGAACACGCGATCGTTCTTGCCCACCCCGCCGTGCGCCAGGCGGTCGTGGAACGCGGCCAGGATGTTGTTGCGGGTTGCCTCCTGGTTCTTCAGCACGATCACCTGCGACGACGGAAAACCGAAGCTGCCGGTCAGCGTCTGCGCGATCGCCTGCGCGTCGTTGGCCGCGTACTGCAGCTTGGGCCAGCGCGCGTAGTCGTCGATGCCGATCACGATCGCCCACGACTTGTCGTAGCCGCTGGTCACCGCCGGCGCCGCGGCGTTGGCCGCCGCGCGCGCCACGCTGAAGTCGCGCCCGTTCCAGGCGGCGAACTGGTAGCCGTCGGCGCTGAGCCGGTCCAGGATCTGCGGCAGCGCCTTGACCGTGCGTGCGTGGATGTCGTGGAACAACAGGATCCCGCGCTGCTCGCGGCCGACCTGCTCGAGCACGCGCTGCACGATCGATTCGGGCACCGGATCGGCCCAGTCCAGCGAGTCCACGTTCCACATCACCGACTTCAGCCCGGCTTCGCCGAGGATCTGCATGCCCTCGGCGTTGCGCGCGCCGTACGGGAAGCGGAACAGCGGCGCGCGCTTGGCATCGACCGCGCGCAGCATGCGGTCGGTGTCCAGGATCTGGCTGCGCAGCGCCGCGCCGGTTTCCTTGGACAGCTGCGCATGGGTCAGGCTGTGGTTGCCGACCGTGTAGCCCTGCTCCATCAGTTCGCGGCTGACGCTGGCCAGCGGCGCCAGTTCGACCTTGCCGTCGGCATCGAGCTTGCCCAGGTTGCGACCGACCTCGAAGAACGTGGCCGGCACGTCGTAGCGCTTGAGGATGGCGACGATCTCGTCGGTGTACTCGCGGTGCGGGCCGTCGTCGAAGCTCAGCACCACCGTCTTCGGCGGCAGGTCGCGGCCGAACACCTCGCGGTCGCTGTCCTGCATCGACATCGGGTACGGGGTGATCACCCCGTAGTCGCGCAGGATCCGCTCGCGCGTGTACAGCGTGCCCAGGTGCGCGACGTAGTCCTCCCACTTCTCGCGCTTCTGCACGATCGCGCGGGTGCGGTCGAAGCGGCTGAAGATCGCGGTGATCTCGCGGTTGTAGCTGCGCTCGATC includes these proteins:
- a CDS encoding tetratricopeptide repeat protein, whose protein sequence is MLDRRSAPLLSVVALCLSALALPGCQRSTSSPAPSPAPGAAPSAHAAGTPLPGSPALQAQAAAIRTQLQDQLAAQRKIIVLLADEAKQSPAERQTSSGVGQQLFHEGLERRDALARQFDALLAQPDPQRFAAVGALLDYVESAPDLYDADRLAFREILADWQARIGKDSSLPAIKLHQRIGEDLEALDEIERSYNREITAIFSRFDRTRAIVQKREKWEDYVAHLGTLYTRERILRDYGVITPYPMSMQDSDREVFGRDLPPKTVVLSFDDGPHREYTDEIVAILKRYDVPATFFEVGRNLGKLDADGKVELAPLASVSRELMEQGYTVGNHSLTHAQLSKETGAALRSQILDTDRMLRAVDAKRAPLFRFPYGARNAEGMQILGEAGLKSVMWNVDSLDWADPVPESIVQRVLEQVGREQRGILLFHDIHARTVKALPQILDRLSADGYQFAAWNGRDFSVARAAANAAAPAVTSGYDKSWAIVIGIDDYARWPKLQYAANDAQAIAQTLTGSFGFPSSQVIVLKNQEATRNNILAAFHDRLAHGGVGKNDRVFVFFAGHGATRKLASGRDLGYIVPADSDPAQFATDAIPMTEIQDIAESLEAKHVLFVMDACYSGLGLTRGGGGTGAYLRENARRVARQMLTAGGADQQVADSGPNGHSVFTWVLLQALSGKGDLNGDGLITGTELAAYVAPAVSSISPQTPAFGSLPGSQGGEFVLQVPEGDEFLTADTQQLSSAAIAMNDRVDAAVPAVAAPATPTAASAPAAKPTVVKDLQGGERPLAVPVAAGPLSDRQQAQRANDRGLQLYKEKRYDEAEAQFTEALKLRPDFALAANNLGFIYYRQGKYAQAARWLENTLKIDPSRAVAYINLGDAYRQMGDAAKARHAFQTYLELQPGGASAAYARTQLQTL